The Actinosynnema mirum DSM 43827 genomic interval GCGCCTGCCAGGGGTGCCCGGTCACCCGCGCTGATCACGCCTCCTCGGGCACGAAGATCCACGCGGCGAGGTAGAGGATCGCGCCCGCGCCCACGCCGAACAGCGTGGCGGCGACGAGCAGGATGCGGAGCAGCGCGGCGTCGATGCCGAGCATCTTCGCCGCGCCACCGCACACGCCGGCGATCATGCGGTCGGTGCGGCTGCGGCGGAACTGCTTGACCTTGGTGGTGGCCTGCGCGGTGGCCTCGCCGAGCTTGGCGGCTGCGTCGTTGAGCGAGTTGTTCGTCATGGCTCA includes:
- a CDS encoding PspC domain-containing protein, which gives rise to MTNNSLNDAAAKLGEATAQATTKVKQFRRSRTDRMIAGVCGGAAKMLGIDAALLRILLVAATLFGVGAGAILYLAAWIFVPEEA